A single Plasmodium yoelii strain 17X genome assembly, chromosome: 10 DNA region contains:
- a CDS encoding protein-L-isoaspartate(D-aspartate) O-methyltransferase, putative: MYALVENNHIDLINNLKRRGIIDDDEVYDTMLQVDRGRYIKENPYVDTPIYISHGVTISSPHMHALSLKRLMNVLKPGSRAIDVGSGSGYLTVCMAIRTNVLKNKNSFVIGIERVKELVDFSIGNIKKDKPELLNIENFKIIHKNIYQVNEEEQKELGFFDAIHVGASASELPDILIKLLAENGKLIIPLEEGPTQVLYEITKKNGKIIKDRLFEVCFVTLKKN; the protein is encoded by the exons ATGTATGCTCTAGTAGAAAATAACCATATCgatttaattaataatttaaaaagaaGAGGAATAATTGATGATGATGAAGTATATGATACTATGTTACAG GTAGATCGAGGtagatatataaaagaaaatccATATGTCGATACTCCTATTTACATTAGTCATGGTGTAACTATATCATCTCCACACATGCATGCTTTATCCTTAAAACGGCTTATGAATGTGTTAAAACCGGGTTCAAGGGCAATTGATGTTG GTTCGGGGTCAGGATATCTTACAGTATGTATGGCAATACGAACAAacgttttaaaaaataaaaattctttTGTTATTGGAATAGAAAGAGTAAAAGAGTTAGTAGATTTTTCaattggaaatataaaaaaagataaaccagaattattaaatatagaaaattttaaaattatacataaaaatatatatcaagtAAATGAAGAAGAACAAAAAGAATTAGGTTTTTTTGATGCGATTCATGTTGGTGCATCTGCTAGTGAACTTCCtgatatattaataaaattattagcAGAAAATGGAAAACTTATAATACCTTTAGAAGAAGGTCCAACACAAGTTTTATAtgaaattacaaaaaaaaatggaaaaatcaTTAAAGATCGATTATTTGAAGTTTGTTTCGttactttaaaaaaaaattaa
- a CDS encoding HP12 protein homolog, putative: MTICSGCGITTGANICCPVCLKHNKEVFYCSQECFEKSYNGHKNIHYFIKLTNNDDIHKKNISDNNENPISSNKPNVSVIILDEDIENDKLNGNTKINNNFLKKEKFDSSTMDGEGIDTIIEDLNNEMLNIENIGKKNDIHIFQENKNNENKQFFSKETNLNNIQNDGNNIEYNQITKNIIFENYQRKKNYHKYNNVKNYYLFNDSTTDNKFKEDDENENINKTKFSKHFFKNNKISSYINTITDYICSYKYNIILPYYQDIQNKDDKINIKNNNQIKTKLTNKQIIQLKKQFKNKNIFKIIMLFIIISIIVILSTCLFSYILEISQKKFLINSENSLNQKNNINKDSGIADLKSYIAAFEDLRKEIYEMKEVLYAHNIQINKNFHINNSYSLFDNFSKIKPTDQIPHNKRIPDKLNSLTSHSFYGNNNNNSKTIFENEISNLQNLIHEPIPLVQHQYEVNTINELKHTNNYKTNVDNIYEKDDLIIPEKLQSLNAPYIQNVGNIEETDQAQNYTHTIHLEKKNEQNIPDKEFIKKNEYSSQIDDINENIQNKPNNLLTNQNINTEYEQASEIRPIINEENTTTKNEITQDNTYVNENENIIHNHDIKEKHKKNSFQIDENENRENSDRKNNINKPNKKKQNTI, translated from the coding sequence ATGACGATCTGTTCAGGATGCGGAATAACCACGGGTGCTAATATATGCTGCCCTGTTTGcttaaaacataataaagAAGTATTTTATTGTTCTCAAGAATGTTTTGAAAAAAGTTATAATggtcataaaaatattcactATTTTATAAAACTTACAAATAACGatgatatacataaaaaaaatatatccgATAATAATGAGAATCCAATTAGTAGTAATAAACCCAATGTGTCTGTAATAATTTTAGACGAAGATATTGAAAATGATAAGTTAAAtggaaatacaaaaataaataataattttttaaaaaaagaaaaatttgaTAGTAGTACTATGGATGGTGAAGGAATAGACACAATAATTGAAGATCTTAACAATGAAATGTTAAACATAGAAAatattggaaaaaaaaatgatatacatatttttcaagagaataaaaataatgaaaataaacaatttttttcaaaagaaacaaatttaaataatatacaaaatgatggaaataatatagaatataatcaaattacaaaaaatataatttttgaaaattatcaaagaaaaaaaaattatcataaatataataatgttaaaaattattatttatttaatgataGTACAAcagataataaatttaaagaagatgatgaaaatgaaaatattaataaaacaaaatttagtaaacacttttttaaaaataataaaatatcatcTTATATAAACACTATTACAGATTATATatgttcatataaatataatattatattaccATATTATCaagatatacaaaataaagatgataaaataaatataaaaaataataatcaaataaaaacaaaattaactaataaacaaattatacaacttaaaaaacaattcaaaaataaaaatatatttaaaattataatgttatttattattatttctattatCGTTATTTTATCTACTTGtctattttcatatatattagaaatatctcaaaaaaaatttttaataaattctgAAAATAgtttaaatcaaaaaaataatattaataaagatTCTGGAATAGCTGATTTGAAATCATATATAGCTGCATTTGAAGATTTACGAAAAGAAATTTATGAAATGAAAGAAGTTTTATATGCTCacaatatacaaataaataaaaattttcacATTAACAATTCATATAGtttatttgataattttaGTAAAATAAAACCAACTGATCAAATTCCACACAATAAAAGAATACCagataaattaaatagtTTAACATCACATTCTTTTTatggtaataataacaataattctaaaacaatttttgaaaatgaaatatcaAATTTACAGAATCTTATTCACGAACCAATACCTTTAGTACAACACCAATATGAAGTTAATACTATTAACGAATTAAAACATACAAACAATTATAAAACAAATGTagataatatttatgaaaaagaTGATTTAATAATACCCGAAAAATTACAATCACTTAATGCAccatatatacaaaatgtcGGAAATATTGAAGAAACAGATCAAGCACAAAATTACACACACACTATTCAtctcgaaaaaaaaaatgaacaaaatattccagataaagaatttataaaaaaaaatgaatattctAGCCAAATTGatgatataaatgaaaatatacaaaataaacctaataatttattaacaaatcAGAATATTAATACAGAATATGAACAAGCTAGCGAAATAAGACCAATTATAAATGAAGAAAACACAActacaaaaaatgaaattacaCAAGATAATACCTATgttaatgaaaatgaaaatataatacataatcatgatataaaagaaaagcataaaaaaaattcatttcAAATAGATGAGAACGAAAACCGTGAAAATAGCGAtaggaaaaataatattaataaaccaaacaaaaaaaagcaaaatacGATTTAA